The Methylovirgula sp. 4M-Z18 genome window below encodes:
- a CDS encoding Mu transposase C-terminal domain-containing protein produces the protein MKSGTTDTSEEARRQEAGRRDALLRRLLHASGWQVTREIATIAREELGIPRSTLFRLVARFRKSKRSSSLLPKPVGTPHGAKRLDIRVESIISEMIDRFWLRRERPSMSALMQRLIDACQVEGLRPPNRRTVKCRVDELERGLVVRRRGEGDVASTVSSPGSYSASSANEVWQIDHTLVDVIIVDEQLRKPIGRPVLTIAIDVCTRMVAGFYLSLDPPSSVSVGLCLLHAAYDKTSWMAERGLDLTWPISGLPSILHCDNGAEFHSKALQNACREYGMKLQFRPPATPRFGGHIERLIGTVMGAVHILPGTTFSNIKARGDYDAEGRATFTLRELEAWLTLQIAGVYHHRIHSSLLRPPVNVWQDLQGKVDFDLPPDRMAFWTSFLPSIERRLSKDGIHFEKIRYWSDALSRDIGRGSRLTVRYDPRDLSRIFVRQSGGHFVEARYRNLAYPPVTWWEWRHTKRHLYEQGKRELSEATIFSSLAHQRRIEDAASLASTSARRKIARRPSKDENPSDSMPIKITGIDTAKVSGEGDDDMEFWE, from the coding sequence ATGAAGTCGGGCACGACAGACACTTCCGAGGAGGCTCGCCGGCAAGAAGCCGGACGACGGGATGCCTTGTTGCGCCGGCTATTGCATGCATCGGGATGGCAGGTTACGCGCGAGATTGCCACGATTGCCCGCGAGGAGCTTGGAATCCCTCGTTCGACGTTGTTTCGCCTGGTTGCCCGATTTCGCAAATCTAAGCGCTCCTCAAGCCTTTTACCCAAGCCCGTCGGAACGCCTCACGGCGCCAAGCGCTTGGACATCAGGGTCGAGTCCATCATTTCAGAGATGATTGACCGGTTTTGGCTCCGGCGCGAACGCCCCTCGATGTCGGCGTTGATGCAACGCCTAATCGATGCCTGCCAAGTTGAAGGGCTCCGTCCACCAAACCGACGCACCGTCAAATGTCGAGTAGACGAACTCGAGCGCGGCCTTGTTGTACGTAGACGAGGGGAGGGGGATGTTGCCTCAACTGTGTCCAGCCCTGGATCCTATTCCGCAAGTTCAGCAAACGAAGTTTGGCAGATTGACCATACCCTTGTGGACGTGATCATCGTCGACGAGCAGCTTCGCAAGCCAATAGGGCGCCCTGTCCTGACAATCGCCATCGATGTCTGCACACGAATGGTCGCTGGGTTCTATCTGTCGCTCGACCCGCCATCAAGCGTCTCGGTTGGGTTGTGTCTACTACATGCGGCTTACGACAAGACAAGCTGGATGGCCGAACGTGGTCTTGATCTAACCTGGCCAATTTCAGGACTTCCATCCATCCTGCACTGTGACAATGGCGCCGAATTTCATTCGAAAGCGTTGCAAAACGCATGCCGTGAATACGGCATGAAATTGCAATTCAGGCCCCCCGCGACACCGCGGTTCGGCGGGCATATAGAACGGTTGATTGGTACGGTGATGGGAGCGGTCCATATCCTGCCCGGAACCACTTTCTCCAACATAAAGGCGCGAGGCGATTATGACGCTGAGGGCAGGGCGACCTTCACGCTGCGAGAACTCGAAGCTTGGCTGACTTTACAGATTGCTGGAGTCTATCATCACCGTATCCATTCCAGCTTGCTACGACCGCCCGTGAATGTTTGGCAAGACCTGCAAGGCAAAGTCGATTTTGACCTTCCGCCTGATCGCATGGCATTTTGGACGTCCTTTCTGCCTTCAATCGAGCGGCGTCTGTCGAAGGATGGCATCCATTTCGAAAAAATTCGCTATTGGTCTGATGCGTTGTCACGAGATATTGGCCGCGGCAGTCGGTTGACCGTAAGATACGATCCGCGAGACCTTTCCCGCATATTCGTTCGTCAATCTGGTGGCCATTTTGTAGAAGCGCGCTACCGCAATCTTGCATATCCACCAGTAACCTGGTGGGAATGGCGACATACCAAAAGGCACTTGTATGAGCAGGGCAAGCGGGAGCTCAGCGAGGCGACTATTTTTAGCAGCTTGGCCCATCAGCGCCGTATCGAGGATGCGGCCAGTCTTGCAAGTACATCTGCCCGACGAAAGATCGCTCGGCGACCTTCCAAAGACGAGAATCCTTCGGACTCAATGCCCATAAAAATAACCGGGATCGATACCGCGAAGGTTTCGGGGGAGGGAGACGATGATATGGAGTTCTGGGAATGA
- a CDS encoding amino acid ABC transporter permease produces the protein MNYHFDFSFLWDPDTAYWRDFLWGTWLTIKLTLAGMVCGFLLGTLFAIGSTQGGRWTQRIIAAYVEVVRNTPLLVQTFWLFFGLTGLGIRLTAFAAAIIALTLNISAYTGEIIRAGIESIRKGQIEAGESLGLSRTQVLRDIVLPPAIERVVPALAGQFVLMMLATSIMAQISAEELMAAASRIQSESFRGFEIYIVVAVIYLVLTVLLRLLFNVLAWIAFPRRRRLGTPV, from the coding sequence ATGAATTATCATTTCGACTTCAGCTTTCTCTGGGACCCGGACACGGCCTACTGGCGTGATTTTCTTTGGGGCACCTGGCTCACCATCAAACTCACATTGGCGGGCATGGTCTGCGGCTTCCTGCTCGGAACGCTCTTCGCCATCGGCAGCACGCAAGGTGGCCGTTGGACGCAGCGGATCATCGCCGCCTATGTCGAGGTCGTGCGCAACACGCCCTTGCTGGTGCAAACGTTCTGGCTCTTCTTCGGCCTGACGGGCTTGGGCATCAGATTGACCGCTTTCGCCGCAGCCATCATCGCCCTGACTTTGAATATTTCAGCCTATACCGGCGAAATCATTCGGGCTGGTATCGAATCGATCCGCAAGGGGCAGATCGAGGCCGGCGAAAGTCTCGGTCTGTCGCGGACACAAGTGCTGCGCGATATCGTGTTGCCGCCCGCGATCGAACGGGTCGTGCCGGCTCTTGCCGGACAGTTCGTCCTGATGATGCTTGCGACCTCCATCATGGCGCAGATTTCGGCGGAAGAACTCATGGCCGCGGCAAGCCGGATTCAATCCGAGTCTTTCCGCGGCTTTGAGATCTATATCGTCGTTGCGGTGATCTATCTCGTTCTGACGGTTCTGCTGCGGCTTCTGTTCAATGTTTTGGCCTGGATCGCCTTTCCCCGGCGTCGTCGGCTCGGCACGCCGGTGTGA
- a CDS encoding amino acid ABC transporter permease: MTFSLSHFLYLLQGTFWTILLSIFGFLGGGILGLTIALMRVSSVRFLRWIATGYIEVLQGIPLPVLMFLSYFGLGITGFDVPALVAASLSIALNAAAFLGDIWRGCIEAVPKTQWEAADSLTLSPFRRMTDVILPQAVRLAIPPTIGFSVQIIKNTSYAVVIGFIELTQSGKIINNAIFEPFVVFTIVGAIYFLLCSPLSRASRRLEGRLRARGA; this comes from the coding sequence ATGACATTCTCGCTCTCGCATTTCCTCTATCTGCTGCAAGGAACCTTTTGGACGATTCTCTTGTCCATCTTCGGGTTCCTGGGCGGCGGCATCCTCGGCCTGACGATCGCGTTGATGCGCGTTTCGTCTGTTCGCTTTTTGCGGTGGATCGCGACCGGCTACATCGAGGTCCTACAAGGCATTCCGCTGCCGGTGCTGATGTTCCTGTCTTATTTCGGCCTGGGGATCACGGGCTTCGACGTGCCGGCGCTCGTCGCGGCAAGCCTCTCCATTGCCCTCAACGCGGCGGCTTTTCTGGGCGATATTTGGCGCGGCTGCATCGAGGCCGTGCCGAAGACGCAGTGGGAAGCCGCCGACAGTCTCACACTTTCGCCGTTCCGGCGCATGACCGACGTCATTCTCCCGCAGGCCGTGCGTCTTGCCATTCCGCCAACCATCGGCTTCAGCGTGCAGATCATCAAGAACACATCCTATGCTGTCGTGATCGGCTTCATCGAACTGACTCAGTCCGGCAAGATCATCAACAACGCTATCTTTGAACCCTTTGTCGTGTTCACGATCGTCGGTGCGATCTACTTCCTCCTCTGCTCGCCCCTGTCCCGGGCGAGCCGAAGGCTGGAAGGACGTTTGCGCGCACGGGGAGCCTGA
- a CDS encoding Hsp20 family protein: MRTSMDFSPFYRSSIGFDRIFDLLEKANVPQNADNWPPYDIAKVNEDTYRIVIAVAGFGEDELTITQEVNTLMVNGAKAENGEIQYLHHGLALRPFARRFELADHVSVIGAKLENGLLIIDLKKEIPEEMKPRRISIKGATTKKPSERIEGGVAA; this comes from the coding sequence ATGAGAACAAGTATGGACTTTTCTCCCTTCTATAGGTCGAGCATTGGCTTCGACCGAATATTCGACCTGCTCGAAAAAGCGAATGTACCGCAAAATGCGGACAATTGGCCGCCTTATGACATCGCTAAGGTCAATGAAGACACTTACCGCATCGTCATCGCGGTGGCTGGTTTCGGGGAAGATGAACTGACCATCACCCAGGAAGTGAACACGCTTATGGTCAATGGCGCTAAGGCCGAAAACGGGGAGATTCAATATCTCCATCACGGCTTGGCTCTAAGACCTTTCGCTCGCCGGTTCGAGCTCGCGGACCATGTCAGCGTCATCGGCGCGAAGTTGGAAAACGGTCTGCTGATCATCGATCTCAAGAAGGAAATTCCTGAGGAGATGAAGCCGCGCCGGATCTCCATCAAAGGAGCGACGACCAAGAAGCCATCGGAACGGATCGAAGGCGGAGTCGCGGCCTGA
- a CDS encoding NAD(P)-dependent oxidoreductase, with translation MTRKQTVAFLGTGLMGLHMARNLLRAGYPVAAWNRTRAKAEELSSDGARVVDAAPDAVRDADFVISMLENGGIVEKVLFDSGVADAVQPGSVVIDMSSIKPSEAQDHARRLTDRGVAYLDAPVSGGTTGAEAGTLAIMAGGGPEVFDRAETVLKAMGRPVHIGPYGAGQLAKLANQVIVGATIGAVAEAFLLAERGGADPARVREALRGGFAESRVLDLHGRRMVERDFVTRGRSVTHLKDIDNALDAAARLGVNDTPFTKATADLFRGLLANACDLDHSALLVELERRNAIKN, from the coding sequence ATGACTCGTAAACAGACCGTCGCATTTCTTGGAACGGGCCTCATGGGGCTGCACATGGCTCGCAATCTGTTGCGGGCCGGCTATCCCGTCGCCGCGTGGAACAGGACTCGGGCCAAAGCCGAGGAACTCTCGTCCGACGGCGCGCGCGTCGTCGATGCCGCTCCTGATGCCGTGCGCGACGCCGATTTCGTTATCTCGATGCTAGAGAACGGCGGGATCGTCGAGAAGGTTTTGTTCGACTCTGGTGTGGCCGACGCGGTCCAGCCCGGCAGCGTCGTCATCGACATGAGTTCGATCAAGCCGTCGGAGGCACAGGATCACGCGAGACGGCTGACCGACCGCGGTGTCGCCTATCTGGATGCGCCCGTCTCGGGCGGGACCACGGGCGCGGAGGCCGGCACTCTCGCGATCATGGCCGGCGGCGGGCCGGAGGTTTTCGACCGGGCGGAAACCGTTCTGAAAGCGATGGGCCGTCCGGTTCACATCGGTCCCTATGGGGCGGGGCAATTGGCCAAACTGGCGAACCAGGTGATCGTCGGCGCGACGATCGGCGCCGTCGCCGAAGCCTTCCTGCTTGCGGAAAGAGGCGGCGCGGATCCGGCTAGAGTGCGCGAGGCGCTGCGGGGCGGGTTCGCGGAGAGCCGGGTTCTCGATCTTCATGGACGGCGCATGGTGGAACGTGACTTCGTCACGCGGGGCCGCTCCGTCACGCATCTCAAGGATATCGACAATGCCCTTGATGCGGCAGCCCGGCTCGGCGTGAACGATACGCCGTTCACGAAGGCGACTGCGGATCTTTTTCGCGGATTGCTCGCGAATGCCTGCGATCTCGACCATTCCGCGCTTCTCGTCGAACTCGAACGCCGCAACGCTATCAAGAATTGA
- a CDS encoding YncE family protein, producing the protein MKLQTILMVSTLLVAGLTHVHAEEAKQTAAIDLGGNPLDNFDIGWVDGKSGRYYLADRSNAAVDVIDTAKKSFLYRITGFAGTKKPGSIGGPNGLMVVADTQELYVGDGDSTLKIYDLTKSPPALVKTIPTGGKFRVDEMAYDPQHKVVIVANDSDKPAFDTFISADHDHAVLGKLEMPDASDGIEQPSYVPSIGKFIQSVPIYKEEKTGGIAVIDPVKRTLDKIIPLDQCEPAGSALGPNSDVLMGCKAGDSAPDLPAHSVIVDVAKEKAVATVEQIGGSDEVWYNPGNKMYFLAARDFTGGPMLGVINATTHAWVANATTYKNSHSVAADPTSNDVFVPLSAGASCKTGCVGVYEVH; encoded by the coding sequence ATGAAATTGCAAACGATACTTATGGTGTCGACGCTGCTCGTCGCAGGTCTGACGCATGTCCATGCGGAGGAGGCCAAGCAAACCGCTGCGATTGATCTCGGCGGTAATCCGCTGGATAATTTCGATATTGGCTGGGTCGACGGCAAGAGCGGCCGTTACTATCTCGCGGACCGCTCGAATGCAGCCGTCGATGTCATCGATACGGCGAAGAAGTCGTTCCTTTATCGCATTACAGGCTTCGCGGGAACGAAGAAGCCCGGATCGATCGGCGGACCGAATGGTTTGATGGTCGTTGCCGATACGCAGGAACTCTATGTCGGCGACGGCGACAGCACGTTGAAGATCTATGATCTCACCAAGAGCCCGCCGGCATTGGTCAAGACGATTCCCACGGGCGGGAAGTTCCGCGTCGACGAAATGGCTTATGATCCGCAGCATAAAGTCGTGATCGTCGCCAACGACAGCGACAAGCCCGCTTTTGATACGTTCATTTCCGCAGATCATGACCATGCCGTGCTTGGCAAACTTGAAATGCCGGATGCAAGCGATGGCATCGAGCAGCCGAGCTACGTGCCTTCCATCGGTAAATTCATCCAATCGGTTCCGATCTACAAGGAAGAGAAAACCGGCGGCATCGCCGTCATCGATCCGGTCAAGCGCACGCTCGACAAAATCATTCCGCTCGATCAATGCGAGCCGGCCGGATCGGCCCTCGGCCCGAACAGTGACGTGCTGATGGGATGCAAAGCGGGCGATTCCGCGCCCGACCTACCAGCGCACAGCGTCATCGTCGACGTCGCGAAAGAAAAAGCTGTAGCGACGGTTGAACAAATCGGCGGCAGTGACGAGGTCTGGTATAACCCGGGCAACAAAATGTATTTCCTCGCTGCGCGTGATTTCACTGGCGGTCCGATGCTTGGAGTGATCAATGCGACGACCCACGCGTGGGTTGCCAACGCGACGACCTATAAGAACTCGCATTCGGTGGCCGCCGATCCGACAAGTAACGACGTTTTCGTGCCCTTGTCCGCCGGTGCGAGCTGCAAGACGGGTTGCGTCGGCGTCTACGAAGTACATTGA
- a CDS encoding transporter substrate-binding domain-containing protein codes for MVRKLALVAVLCTVSCLGVARADTLSEIKERHKLMVGIDLGLPPYGTVDSAMQPTGSDVEAARLLAADLGVDLDIVPTTGANRIPFLQTHKIDVVMSSFSVTEARKKVVDFSRPYGMITIICAAPAAVSVASAKDLEGKTVAVTRGTGADADATKIAKEDDKISIARFDDDATLITALSSGQQDIMISAPAQMRDINQRAPDRKLEQKFVIRTNGYAVGLRKDDKTLLDAVNDWVAKDLADGKLRAVYAKWHQAELPVEMPLE; via the coding sequence ATGGTTCGAAAACTTGCGCTGGTGGCCGTGCTCTGCACCGTGTCGTGCTTGGGTGTGGCCCGGGCCGATACATTGAGCGAGATCAAGGAGCGGCACAAGCTCATGGTCGGCATCGATCTCGGATTACCGCCCTATGGGACGGTTGATTCGGCGATGCAGCCGACCGGTTCGGATGTCGAGGCGGCTCGCCTGCTTGCGGCTGATCTCGGCGTCGATCTCGATATCGTTCCGACGACCGGCGCGAACCGCATCCCCTTCCTGCAGACCCACAAGATCGATGTCGTGATGTCATCTTTTTCGGTCACGGAAGCTCGCAAGAAGGTGGTCGATTTCTCTCGTCCCTACGGAATGATCACCATCATTTGCGCCGCGCCGGCTGCCGTGAGCGTCGCGAGCGCCAAGGATCTTGAAGGCAAGACCGTGGCCGTGACGAGAGGCACCGGGGCCGATGCCGACGCGACCAAAATCGCCAAGGAGGACGACAAGATTTCGATTGCCCGGTTTGACGATGACGCAACGCTCATCACCGCGCTCTCCTCGGGTCAGCAGGACATTATGATTTCGGCACCGGCCCAGATGCGCGACATCAATCAGCGTGCACCCGACCGGAAGCTCGAGCAAAAATTCGTCATCCGGACGAATGGTTATGCGGTCGGCCTGCGCAAGGACGACAAGACTTTACTCGACGCCGTCAACGACTGGGTGGCCAAGGATCTCGCGGACGGGAAATTGCGGGCGGTGTACGCGAAATGGCATCAGGCCGAGCTTCCGGTCGAGATGCCGCTGGAATGA
- the groL gene encoding chaperonin GroEL (60 kDa chaperone family; promotes refolding of misfolded polypeptides especially under stressful conditions; forms two stacked rings of heptamers to form a barrel-shaped 14mer; ends can be capped by GroES; misfolded proteins enter the barrel where they are refolded when GroES binds): MVAKDVKFRADAREHMLRGVNILADAVKVTLGPKGRNVVLDKSFGAPRITKDGVTVAKEIELEDKFENMGAQMVREVASKTSDIAGDGTTTATVLAQAIVREGAKAVASGMNPMDLKRGIDKAVDAIVAELKSNARKVTNNDEIAQIGTISANGDTEIGRFLADAMQKVGNEGVITVEEAKTADTELEVVEGMQFDRGYLSPYFVTNPDKMRVELEEPYVLIHEKKLGNLQAMLPILEAAVQSSKPLLIIAEDVEGEALATLVVNKLRGGLKVAAVKAPGFGDRRKAMLEDIAILTGGTAISDDLGIKLENVTLNMLGRAKKIVVEKENTTIVDGAGSRTEIEGRISQIKAQIEDTTSDYDREKLQERLAKLAGGVAVIRVGGSTEVEVKERKDRVDDAMHATRAAVEEGILPGGGVALLRAAKVLDTIQTENVDQKYGVDIVRRAIEAPVRQIAENAGSEASIIVGKLREKTDFAYGWNAQTGEFGDLYKQGVIDPAKVVRTALQDAASVAGLLVTTEAMVAEKPKKEVPAPPMPGGGMDF; the protein is encoded by the coding sequence ATGGTCGCCAAGGACGTCAAATTCCGTGCTGACGCGCGTGAGCACATGTTGCGTGGGGTCAACATTCTTGCCGATGCGGTGAAAGTTACGCTTGGGCCGAAGGGGCGTAACGTCGTACTGGACAAATCGTTCGGTGCCCCGCGCATCACCAAGGATGGTGTAACGGTGGCGAAGGAAATCGAACTGGAAGACAAGTTCGAGAATATGGGCGCCCAGATGGTGCGCGAGGTGGCCTCGAAGACCAGCGACATTGCTGGCGACGGCACCACCACCGCGACTGTCCTCGCCCAAGCCATTGTCCGAGAGGGCGCCAAGGCGGTGGCCTCCGGTATGAATCCGATGGACCTCAAACGGGGCATCGACAAAGCAGTCGACGCGATCGTCGCCGAGCTCAAGAGCAATGCACGCAAGGTGACCAACAACGACGAGATCGCCCAGATCGGCACGATCTCGGCCAATGGCGACACCGAGATCGGTCGTTTCTTGGCCGATGCCATGCAGAAGGTCGGTAACGAGGGTGTCATCACGGTTGAGGAGGCCAAGACCGCGGACACTGAGCTTGAGGTGGTCGAGGGCATGCAATTCGATCGCGGCTACCTTTCGCCCTACTTTGTCACCAATCCTGACAAGATGCGTGTCGAGCTCGAAGAGCCGTATGTACTCATTCATGAGAAAAAACTTGGCAATCTCCAGGCCATGCTGCCCATACTCGAGGCGGCGGTGCAATCGAGCAAGCCGTTGCTCATTATCGCAGAAGACGTGGAGGGCGAGGCGCTGGCGACGCTGGTGGTCAACAAGCTTCGCGGTGGCCTAAAGGTCGCAGCGGTCAAGGCGCCGGGCTTTGGCGATCGTCGCAAAGCTATGCTGGAAGACATCGCCATCCTTACCGGCGGTACCGCCATCAGCGACGACCTTGGCATCAAGCTGGAAAATGTCACGCTCAACATGCTCGGCCGTGCCAAAAAGATCGTCGTCGAGAAAGAAAACACAACTATCGTCGACGGGGCCGGTTCAAGGACCGAGATTGAGGGCCGCATCAGCCAGATCAAAGCGCAAATCGAGGATACCACTTCCGACTATGACCGTGAGAAGCTGCAGGAGCGTCTAGCGAAGCTCGCCGGCGGCGTTGCAGTTATCCGGGTCGGCGGCTCGACTGAGGTCGAAGTGAAGGAGCGCAAGGACCGCGTCGATGACGCCATGCACGCAACGCGTGCGGCCGTGGAGGAAGGTATCTTACCTGGTGGCGGTGTCGCTCTGCTTAGGGCGGCAAAAGTACTGGACACTATCCAAACCGAGAATGTCGATCAAAAATATGGCGTCGATATCGTGCGCCGCGCAATTGAAGCGCCGGTTCGACAGATTGCGGAGAACGCTGGTTCAGAAGCCTCGATCATCGTTGGCAAACTGCGCGAGAAGACGGATTTCGCCTATGGCTGGAATGCCCAGACCGGCGAGTTTGGCGACCTGTACAAGCAGGGTGTAATCGACCCCGCCAAGGTTGTACGCACGGCCCTGCAAGATGCCGCTTCTGTCGCCGGTCTGCTAGTGACAACCGAGGCTATGGTGGCTGAAAAGCCGAAGAAAGAGGTGCCGGCTCCGCCGATGCCTGGCGGCGGCATGGATTTCTGA
- the groES gene encoding co-chaperone GroES translates to MKFRPLHDRILVRRIEAEEKTAGGIIIPDTAKEKPQEGEVVAVGPGGRDEAGKPVELDVKVGDRILFSKWSGTEIKLHGEDLLIMKESDVMGVIESASETRKAA, encoded by the coding sequence ATGAAGTTCCGTCCATTGCATGATCGCATCCTGGTCCGCCGCATCGAAGCCGAAGAAAAGACGGCCGGTGGCATCATTATCCCCGACACCGCCAAGGAAAAGCCGCAGGAGGGCGAGGTCGTTGCCGTCGGCCCCGGCGGACGCGACGAGGCGGGTAAGCCAGTTGAACTCGACGTCAAAGTCGGCGACCGCATCCTGTTCAGCAAATGGTCAGGCACAGAGATCAAACTCCATGGTGAGGACCTGCTCATCATGAAAGAAAGCGACGTGATGGGCGTGATCGAGTCTGCCTCTGAGACTCGGAAGGCAGCCTGA
- a CDS encoding Hsp20/alpha crystallin family protein → MSVRDLIPWNRGNNQRPMIYRGDDMDPFLSLHRNVNRLFDEVFRGFDTPSVFGQLMPNNGVWPSVEFSETDKEIRVTAEVPGLEEKDIEVLLEDGVLTLRGEKKSETEDKNRQFSERYYGRFERRLALGCEVDENKVAATFKNGVLTVTLPKTEKAQTNAKHIAINSSN, encoded by the coding sequence ATGAGTGTACGTGATCTGATCCCATGGAACCGTGGCAACAATCAGCGACCGATGATCTATCGCGGCGACGACATGGACCCGTTTCTGTCGTTGCATCGCAACGTCAATCGACTATTTGACGAAGTCTTTCGTGGTTTTGACACCCCGTCGGTGTTCGGTCAGTTGATGCCCAACAACGGTGTTTGGCCCAGCGTCGAATTCTCTGAAACCGATAAGGAAATCCGTGTGACGGCCGAGGTGCCAGGTCTCGAGGAAAAGGACATCGAGGTGCTGCTGGAAGATGGCGTCCTGACACTTCGCGGCGAGAAGAAATCGGAGACCGAAGACAAGAATCGTCAATTCAGTGAACGCTACTATGGGCGATTCGAACGGCGCCTTGCTCTTGGTTGCGAGGTCGACGAAAACAAGGTTGCGGCGACTTTCAAAAACGGCGTGCTCACCGTGACGCTGCCGAAGACCGAAAAGGCTCAGACGAACGCCAAGCATATTGCGATCAACAGCAGCAATTGA
- a CDS encoding amino acid ABC transporter ATP-binding protein yields MTMHVSQVSQQPISSSGTAVVRFMDVHKSFGAVEVLKGINFDVDRGEVVCLIGRSGSGKSTALRCVNGLEPINSGTIDVCGHRLGGGSAPDLRNVRKDVGIVFQSYNLFPHLTVEQNITLAPRRTKRMPTDEARALAMSVLNRVGLAEKAQSYPEQLSGGQQQRVAIARALAMKPQVMLFDEVTSALDPELTGEVLKVMEDLARGGMTMLVVTHEMAFASRVANKIIFMHQGRIWETGGRDLLARPQTPELKQFIGTGL; encoded by the coding sequence ATGACGATGCACGTTTCCCAAGTGTCGCAGCAGCCGATTTCCTCCTCTGGCACAGCCGTGGTGCGCTTCATGGATGTGCACAAGAGCTTCGGTGCGGTCGAAGTGCTGAAAGGCATCAACTTCGATGTCGACCGCGGCGAGGTCGTGTGTCTGATCGGCCGGAGCGGATCGGGCAAGAGCACGGCGCTGCGCTGTGTCAACGGTCTCGAACCGATCAATTCGGGGACGATAGACGTCTGCGGCCATCGTCTCGGCGGCGGTAGTGCGCCCGATCTGCGAAATGTCCGCAAGGATGTGGGGATCGTCTTTCAAAGCTACAATCTGTTTCCCCACCTCACGGTCGAACAGAACATCACGCTCGCACCGCGGCGCACCAAGCGCATGCCGACGGACGAGGCGCGTGCGCTTGCCATGTCCGTGCTCAATCGGGTGGGCCTCGCCGAAAAAGCGCAAAGCTATCCCGAACAGCTTTCGGGCGGTCAGCAACAGCGCGTCGCCATTGCGCGCGCACTCGCGATGAAGCCCCAAGTCATGCTGTTCGACGAGGTGACCTCGGCGCTCGATCCCGAGCTTACGGGCGAGGTGCTGAAAGTCATGGAAGATCTCGCCCGCGGCGGCATGACGATGCTGGTCGTAACGCATGAGATGGCCTTTGCCAGCCGCGTCGCGAACAAGATCATTTTCATGCACCAGGGCCGAATTTGGGAAACCGGCGGGCGGGACCTGCTTGCCCGGCCGCAAACGCCTGAGCTCAAGCAATTCATTGGGACGGGGCTTTAG
- a CDS encoding DUF982 domain-containing protein — protein MNNICFSDPVRLTLKSGRECVVANVWEAIECLSEKWPESARGRTYRAAYHVCRDALDGWRDSREARKAFVKAGRRAGLLVPQSNRSRPRQAGFPRSGWTPPLTPGPCVRQ, from the coding sequence ATGAATAACATCTGCTTTTCTGATCCGGTCAGACTGACGTTAAAGTCCGGCCGCGAATGTGTGGTTGCAAACGTATGGGAGGCAATCGAATGCCTATCCGAGAAATGGCCTGAATCGGCGCGCGGCAGAACATATCGCGCCGCCTATCATGTGTGCCGTGATGCATTAGATGGTTGGCGCGATTCGCGCGAGGCGCGCAAGGCCTTTGTGAAAGCTGGCCGCCGTGCTGGGCTGTTAGTGCCGCAAAGCAATAGATCTCGACCACGACAAGCGGGGTTCCCGAGGTCAGGTTGGACGCCACCGCTGACACCCGGTCCATGCGTTCGCCAGTAG